The following proteins come from a genomic window of Micromonospora zamorensis:
- a CDS encoding ABC transporter ATP-binding protein, which translates to MRTVSVAETRPSTHPWAVHAEKLQVRAGRHLAVNELDLTLGTGVHGLLGPNGAGKTTLMRALATVVKPSAGRLTLLGEDVTAGADLRRVRRGLGYLPQHFGFYPRFTVREFVEYLAWLKEMPKTVIPAAVQRAIERVGLADRADSRMKTLSGGMLRRAGIAQAIVNDPEVLLLDEPTVGLDPEQRLDFRELLRDIGLDSCVLVSTHLVEDVAVACTDVVLVSEGRLVWQGSASELAQQGGTDDAGDSATERGYSSLLRAHRGRVSA; encoded by the coding sequence ATGCGTACGGTCAGCGTGGCGGAGACCAGGCCGTCGACCCACCCATGGGCGGTGCACGCCGAGAAGTTGCAGGTCCGGGCCGGCCGACACCTGGCGGTCAACGAGCTGGACCTGACGTTGGGCACCGGTGTGCACGGGCTGCTCGGCCCCAATGGCGCCGGCAAGACGACGTTGATGCGCGCCCTGGCCACGGTGGTCAAACCGTCCGCCGGGCGACTGACCCTGCTCGGCGAGGACGTCACCGCCGGCGCGGACCTGCGCCGGGTACGACGTGGCCTGGGCTATCTGCCGCAGCACTTCGGTTTCTACCCGCGCTTCACGGTCCGGGAGTTCGTCGAATATCTGGCCTGGCTCAAGGAGATGCCGAAGACGGTCATCCCCGCTGCGGTGCAGCGGGCCATCGAACGGGTCGGCCTGGCCGATCGCGCCGACTCCCGGATGAAGACGCTGTCCGGCGGGATGCTGCGCCGCGCCGGTATCGCCCAGGCGATCGTCAACGACCCGGAGGTGCTGCTGCTCGACGAGCCGACGGTCGGCCTGGACCCCGAGCAGCGCCTCGACTTCCGCGAGCTGTTGCGCGACATCGGTCTGGACAGCTGCGTGCTCGTCTCCACCCACCTGGTCGAGGACGTCGCGGTGGCCTGCACCGACGTGGTGCTGGTCAGCGAGGGTCGGCTGGTGTGGCAGGGCAGCGCCAGCGAACTGGCCCAGCAGGGCGGCACCGACGACGCCGGTGACAGCGCCACCGAACGCGGCTACTCGTCGCTGCTGCGCGCCCACCGGGGCCGGGTGTCAGCATGA
- a CDS encoding zf-HC2 domain-containing protein has protein sequence MTTHPTPALISRYASGGAGVDDTTVWAVEAHLEVCAECRAVLTGAVDPGTRDLLDRVADELAAGITAGPGPVRRRRRRRTGVAARVLPWLATAAGLMLAAVLFEKTFASLPSLVLLIAPVAPLVPVAAVWSRRLDPAWELTATTPRTGLPLLMRRTLGVLTAVVPVLAVAGWSTGHSVGLWLLPALGFTAGTLALGTVVGVDRAALALAVTWSAGVVAPSLAGGQLPTVLTGNSLPGWAVTTVMLTAVLLVRARRRPRELTRTFR, from the coding sequence ATGACCACTCATCCCACGCCCGCTCTCATCTCCCGGTACGCGTCGGGTGGCGCCGGCGTCGACGACACGACCGTCTGGGCGGTGGAGGCACACCTGGAGGTCTGCGCCGAGTGCCGGGCGGTGCTGACCGGTGCCGTCGACCCGGGCACCCGGGACCTGCTGGACCGGGTGGCCGACGAGCTCGCCGCCGGGATCACCGCCGGCCCCGGCCCGGTGCGTCGTCGGCGGCGCAGGCGTACCGGGGTCGCCGCACGGGTCCTGCCCTGGCTGGCCACCGCCGCCGGGCTGATGCTGGCCGCGGTGCTGTTCGAGAAGACCTTCGCCAGCCTGCCGTCGCTGGTGCTGCTGATCGCGCCCGTCGCGCCGCTGGTGCCGGTGGCCGCCGTCTGGAGCCGGCGACTCGACCCGGCCTGGGAGCTGACGGCCACCACTCCGCGCACCGGCCTGCCGCTGCTGATGCGCCGCACGTTGGGGGTGCTGACCGCGGTCGTACCGGTGCTGGCGGTGGCCGGCTGGAGCACCGGGCACTCCGTCGGCCTCTGGTTGCTGCCGGCGCTGGGCTTCACCGCCGGGACGTTGGCGCTGGGCACCGTGGTGGGCGTCGACCGGGCCGCGCTCGCGCTGGCGGTCACCTGGTCCGCGGGTGTGGTGGCGCCGAGCCTGGCCGGCGGGCAGCTCCCGACCGTCCTCACGGGCAACAGCCTGCCCGGGTGGGCGGTCACCACCGTGATGTTGACGGCCGTGCTGCTCGTCCGGGCCCGACGACGGCCGCGGGAACTAACCAGGACCTTCCGATGA
- a CDS encoding RNA polymerase sigma factor, translating to MRRSLDGLDEGELLRRVARGDRRAFDALYRRTSPWLTTRLRRRCADEDMVAEVLQETYLAVWRSAGSQAQSSSTSGSAVGWLWTIAAHRLIDAFRHRARRERIPSVQTFETVAPAAEDEALAGGMDANLERALHALPPELRQVLRAMVLDGLTARETSLLLGMPEGTVKTRARRARIALREALS from the coding sequence GTGAGACGAAGTCTGGACGGACTCGACGAGGGCGAGCTGCTCCGCCGGGTTGCCCGGGGTGACCGGCGCGCGTTCGACGCGCTGTACCGGCGTACCTCCCCCTGGCTGACCACCCGACTGCGTCGGCGCTGCGCGGACGAGGACATGGTGGCCGAGGTGTTGCAGGAGACGTACCTGGCGGTCTGGCGCTCGGCCGGCAGTCAGGCGCAGTCGTCCTCCACCTCCGGCAGCGCCGTCGGCTGGCTGTGGACGATCGCCGCACACCGGCTGATCGACGCGTTCCGCCACCGGGCCCGACGCGAGCGGATCCCGTCGGTGCAGACCTTCGAGACCGTGGCCCCGGCCGCCGAGGACGAGGCACTGGCCGGCGGGATGGACGCCAACCTCGAACGGGCCCTGCACGCGCTACCCCCCGAGCTACGCCAGGTGCTCCGCGCGATGGTCCTCGACGGGTTGACCGCCCGGGAGACGTCGCTGCTGCTCGGCATGCCGGAGGGGACCGTGAAGACCCGCGCGCGACGAGCCCGCATCGCACTCCGGGAGGCGCTGTCATGA
- a CDS encoding multidrug effflux MFS transporter: MKQLVDKTGPGTKVGDPTEEVLPGDLMTNRQRAQLVLVLGALIAIGPLTIDMYLPALPAITTGLQTTETAVQLTLTGTLVGLALGQLLIGPLSDVVGRRVPLLAGLVAHIVASVLCVFAPNIEVLGALRVLQGLGVAAATVVATAVVRDLFSGASFARIFSRLMLVMGLAPILAPTLGSGLLSWTDWRGVFAALAVLGALLIVVAALKLPETLPVARRRHGGIAATMRDYRGLLNDRAFVGLVLVAGLAMAALFAYVSGSSFVLQREYGLDEQEFGLAFGAGAVGLIAATQFNVRLLRRFTPQQILVSALIAGTAAGLLLVMFAATGFGGLGTLLASLWLVLAATGLAMPNAPALAMSRHSEAAGTAAALLGAVQFGIGALSAPLAGLFGTGSVPMAVVIAGGMAASLLVMLFVVPRASLGTVDPDLAVALH, encoded by the coding sequence ATGAAGCAGTTGGTGGACAAGACCGGCCCCGGCACCAAGGTGGGAGACCCCACCGAGGAGGTCCTGCCCGGTGACCTGATGACCAACCGTCAACGGGCACAACTCGTCCTCGTGCTCGGTGCGTTGATCGCGATCGGGCCGTTGACCATCGACATGTACCTGCCCGCGCTGCCCGCCATCACCACCGGGCTGCAGACCACCGAGACCGCTGTGCAGTTGACCCTGACCGGCACGCTGGTCGGCCTGGCGTTGGGCCAGTTGCTGATCGGGCCGCTCTCCGACGTGGTCGGACGACGGGTGCCGCTGCTGGCCGGGCTGGTCGCGCACATCGTGGCCTCCGTGCTGTGCGTCTTCGCGCCCAACATCGAAGTGCTCGGCGCGCTGCGCGTACTCCAGGGTCTTGGCGTGGCGGCCGCCACAGTGGTCGCGACGGCCGTCGTCCGTGACCTGTTCAGCGGAGCCTCCTTCGCCCGGATCTTCTCCCGGCTGATGCTCGTCATGGGTCTGGCGCCCATCCTCGCGCCGACCCTGGGCAGCGGCCTGTTGAGCTGGACCGACTGGCGGGGCGTCTTCGCGGCGCTGGCGGTGCTGGGCGCGTTGCTGATCGTCGTGGCCGCGCTGAAGCTTCCCGAGACCCTTCCGGTGGCGCGTCGGCGACACGGAGGGATCGCCGCCACCATGCGCGACTACCGGGGGCTGCTCAACGACCGGGCGTTCGTCGGCCTGGTGCTGGTCGCCGGGCTGGCGATGGCGGCCCTGTTCGCGTACGTCTCCGGGTCGTCGTTCGTTCTCCAGCGGGAGTACGGCCTCGACGAGCAGGAGTTCGGCCTGGCCTTCGGGGCCGGCGCGGTGGGCCTGATCGCGGCCACCCAGTTCAACGTCCGGCTGCTGCGCCGCTTCACCCCGCAGCAGATCCTGGTCAGCGCCCTGATCGCCGGCACAGCGGCGGGGCTGCTGCTGGTCATGTTCGCCGCGACCGGCTTCGGTGGTCTGGGCACCCTGCTCGCGTCGCTGTGGCTCGTCCTGGCCGCCACCGGCCTGGCAATGCCGAACGCCCCGGCGCTGGCCATGAGCCGGCACAGCGAGGCGGCGGGCACCGCCGCTGCGCTGCTCGGGGCCGTGCAGTTCGGCATCGGTGCGTTGTCGGCGCCACTGGCGGGCCTGTTCGGCACCGGGAGCGTGCCGATGGCGGTCGTCATCGCCGGCGGCATGGCCGCCTCGCTGCTGGTCATGCTTTTCGTCGTGCCCCGCGCCAGCCTGGGCACTGTCGACCCGGACCTGGCGGTCGCGCTGCACTAG
- a CDS encoding acyl-CoA thioesterase, producing the protein MTEHLSAAPIGKPTSYSRVTLSKIMTAVDVNLYGTVHGGVLMKFVDDVAGAAAARHSGGTAVTAAIDEIVFSEAVRVGDLVHAHAQVNWTGQTSMEVGVRVVAERWDSAEDAAVRVATAYLVFVGVDVGGAPRVVRPVLPETAEDERRYKEAEIRRAHRLARRRAIQAHRAG; encoded by the coding sequence ATGACTGAGCACCTCTCCGCCGCACCGATCGGCAAGCCGACGTCGTACTCGCGCGTCACGCTGAGCAAGATCATGACTGCCGTGGACGTGAACCTGTACGGCACCGTGCACGGTGGGGTTCTGATGAAGTTCGTCGACGACGTGGCGGGTGCCGCCGCGGCCCGGCACAGCGGCGGAACGGCCGTCACCGCGGCGATCGACGAGATCGTCTTCTCCGAGGCGGTCCGGGTCGGCGACCTCGTGCACGCCCACGCGCAGGTGAACTGGACCGGCCAGACCTCGATGGAGGTGGGCGTACGGGTGGTCGCCGAACGCTGGGACTCGGCCGAGGACGCGGCGGTTCGGGTGGCCACCGCGTACCTGGTGTTCGTCGGTGTGGACGTGGGCGGGGCGCCGCGGGTGGTCCGCCCGGTGCTGCCGGAGACGGCGGAGGACGAGCGCCGGTACAAGGAGGCGGAGATCCGCCGGGCCCACCGCCTCGCCCGCCGTCGCGCCATCCAGGCACACCGCGCGGGCTGA